From the genome of Vicia villosa cultivar HV-30 ecotype Madison, WI linkage group LG2, Vvil1.0, whole genome shotgun sequence, one region includes:
- the LOC131648208 gene encoding fasciclin-like arabinogalactan protein 11: MKQIIFSFSLFLLMLSSLYSPNTAATGPVASPKHAPAPKATSPASSKPLVPTLPDSPDTSDSTPDDITKILKKAKTFNILTRLLKTTEIMSSINSQLITGKSGGLTILAPDDSAFSQLKAGFLNSLNENKKIELLQFHILPQFVDSNNFDSLSNPVETVAGKDPLKRPLNFESLGNSVNISTGVVNATVTGVVYQDNKLAIYRLDKVLLPLDFFGTKAPASAPVAAKAPKAGKGKSSSAEDEDETTTQDQKSSGAVSLIGIEGTMLKAIGAAFVAVAMFGNCI, from the coding sequence ATGAAACAAATTATCTTTTCCTTCTCACTATTTCTACTCATGTTATCCTCATTATATTCTCCTAACACAGCAGCAACCGGACCGGTAGCATCGCCAAAACACGCCCCGGCACCAAAAGCAACATCACCAGCATCGTCAAAACCATTAGTCCCCACATTACCAGATTCACCAGACACTTCTGATTCCACCCCGGACGACAtaaccaaaatcctcaaaaaggCCAAAACATTCAACATCCTAACCCGCCTACTAAAAACTACAGAAATCATGAGCAGCATAAACTCACAGCTCATAACAGGAAAAAGCGGAGGACTAACGATCCTCGCACCAGACGACTCAGCTTTCTCACAACTCAAAGCAGGGTTCTTGAACTCGCTAAACGAGAACAAAAAAATCGAACTCTTGCAGTTCCACATCCTGCCACAGTTTGTCGATAGCAATAATTTTGATTCTCTTAGTAACCCTGTTGAGACAGTGGCAGGGAAAGACCCTTTAAAGCGTCCATTGAACTTCGAATCGTTGGGAAACAGTGTTAATATTTCAACTGGTGTGGTTAATGCTACTGTGACTGGTGTTGTGTATCAAGATAACAAACTTGCTATATATCGTTTGGATAAGGTTTTGCTTCCGCTTGATTTCTTTGGGACTAAGGCTCCTGCTTCTGCTCCAGTTGCTGCAAAAGCACCTAAAGCTGGTAAGGGGAAATCATCTTctgcagaagatgaagatgagacaACAACACAGGACCAGAAAAGTTCTGGAGCAGTGAGTTTAATCGGAATTGAAGGAACAATGTTGAAGGCTATTGGAGCAGCTTTTGTTGCAGTGGCAATGTTTGGCAACTGCATTTGA
- the LOC131648209 gene encoding fasciclin-like arabinogalactan protein 12 has protein sequence MMMKFNYPLFTLSLLLTTLLHSTTPTSAATDSPAPSPSSAPTDIIRILKKAGGFTTLIRLLQTTQTSTQINAQLLNSNNGLTLFAPNDNSFSSLKPGFLNSLNDQQKNELIQFHELPSFVSLSNFDTLSNPVRTQAGDDPTRLALNITSSGSQVNLTTGVVNATVGGSVFSDHQLAIYQVDKVLLPRDFFVPKSPPPAPAPEKAKDSKKKSAEGPASADDDTKSSAMSLKDKTGIMFVVAVASVAVATVFSL, from the coding sequence ATGATGATGAAGTTCAACTATCCTCTCTTCACACTCTCACTTCTTCTAACAACCCTCCTCCATTCCACCACCCCAACTTCAGCAGCAACCGACTCACCAGCCCCATCCCCATCCTCAGCCCCAACAGACATCATCAGAATCCTCAAAAAAGCCGGCGGTTTCACCACCTTAATCCGCCTCCTCCAAACAACACAAACATCCACACAAATCAATGCTCAGCTTCTCAACTCAAACAACGGCCTAACACTCTTCGCACCCAACGATAACTCCTTCTCGTCTCTCAAACCCGGTTTCCTCAACTCCCTTAACGATCAACAAAAGAATGAGCTTATCCAATTCCATGAACTACCCTCTTTTGTTTCTCTCTCGAATTTCGATACTTTAAGCAACCCGGTTAGAACACAAGCCGGTGATGATCCTACAAGGTTAGCATTGAACATAACAAGTTCAGGGAGTCAAGTGAATTTGACAACCGGTGTTGTGAATGCTACTGTTGGTGGAAGTGTTTTCTCTGATCATCAGCTTGCTATATATCAAGTTGATAAGGTTCTTCTTCCTAGAGATTTCTTTGTTCCCAAGTCACCTCCACCTGCTCCTGCACCGGAAAAAGCTAAGGACTCTAAGAAAAAATCTGCAGAGGGTCCTGCTTCTGCTGATGATGATACTAAATCTTCTGCTATGAGTTTGAAGGACAAAACTGGAATCATGTTCGTTGTTGCAGTTGCTTCGGTTGCTGTAGCAACTGTGTTTTCATTGTGA